In a genomic window of Curtobacterium sp. MCBD17_035:
- a CDS encoding ThiF family adenylyltransferase, which produces MSTRLVGRSRDLQRLLSEGFEVRIEGGMLVVDHVPYVTAEKTVAYGALISELTTDGTATLRPSDHTMHFTGVPHDNDGRQLTKVVNTEEDQLYGTLRSRSYLSSKPQVGYYDDYYAKVTAYVRMISPWTTHIDPAATPNTFAPLARDAEDGVFAYFDSATSRAGTGDLNDRLLGPVAIIGTGGTGSYILDFVAKTPVAEIHLFDADDFLAHNAFRTPGAASIDDLATHPTKVDYLRDRYAAMRRGIHAHAEGLDHTNASAALAPMQFVFISMDAGPAKRDIINALEELGVPFVDCGMAVARQGNALGGIVRVTGSVPGERRHVRQWVTYSDTDEDEYGSNIQIAELNALNAAHAVIWWKKVSGYYVWPDHEMHTTYTLSGNLLTNDEATA; this is translated from the coding sequence ATGTCTACCCGACTGGTCGGTCGTAGTCGCGACCTGCAACGGCTCCTCAGCGAAGGCTTTGAGGTGCGCATCGAGGGCGGCATGCTCGTCGTCGATCACGTCCCGTACGTCACCGCCGAGAAGACGGTGGCGTACGGGGCGCTCATCAGCGAGCTCACCACCGACGGCACAGCGACGCTGCGCCCCTCCGACCACACGATGCACTTCACGGGTGTCCCGCACGACAACGACGGCCGCCAGCTCACGAAGGTTGTCAACACCGAGGAAGACCAGCTGTACGGCACGCTGCGGTCCCGCTCCTACCTGTCGAGCAAGCCGCAAGTCGGGTACTACGACGACTACTACGCGAAGGTGACCGCCTACGTCCGTATGATCAGCCCGTGGACGACGCACATCGACCCTGCCGCAACACCGAACACGTTCGCACCGTTAGCACGCGACGCGGAGGATGGGGTCTTCGCCTACTTTGACTCCGCGACCAGCCGTGCCGGCACCGGAGACTTGAACGACCGGCTTCTTGGACCGGTGGCGATCATCGGCACCGGTGGCACCGGCAGTTACATCCTCGACTTCGTCGCGAAGACGCCGGTCGCGGAGATCCACCTCTTCGACGCCGACGACTTCCTCGCACACAACGCCTTCCGAACCCCCGGCGCCGCAAGCATCGACGACCTCGCCACGCATCCAACGAAGGTCGACTACCTTCGCGACCGTTACGCAGCGATGCGCCGCGGCATCCACGCGCACGCGGAGGGACTCGACCACACGAACGCTTCGGCAGCCCTCGCCCCGATGCAGTTCGTCTTCATCAGCATGGACGCCGGCCCCGCCAAACGCGACATCATCAACGCGCTCGAAGAGCTGGGCGTCCCGTTTGTCGACTGCGGCATGGCCGTCGCTCGCCAAGGCAACGCCCTTGGCGGGATCGTCCGCGTGACAGGGAGCGTTCCAGGGGAACGCCGACACGTCCGACAGTGGGTGACGTACTCCGACACCGATGAGGACGAGTACGGCTCCAACATTCAGATCGCCGAACTTAACGCCCTCAACGCCGCGCACGCGGTCATCTGGTGGAAGAAAGTCAGCGGCTACTACGTCTGGCCCGACCACGAGATGCACACAACGTACACCCTGTCCGGCAACCTGCTCACGAACGACGAGGCGACAGCGTGA
- a CDS encoding helix-turn-helix domain-containing protein: MTDSTPEVDVKALHAALDAARLQAGLSWRQLAKTLNVSASTISRMANGLRPDVTAFAAMTTWLRMSAEDFYRTPGMTATDAEPELVAQLAPLLRARSDLRDDDVRYLEQLIGSAVQRFRSERGES, from the coding sequence ATGACCGATTCGACACCAGAGGTCGACGTCAAGGCGTTGCACGCAGCCCTTGACGCCGCCCGATTGCAAGCGGGACTGTCCTGGCGGCAGCTCGCGAAGACCCTCAACGTCAGCGCCTCGACCATCTCGAGGATGGCGAACGGGTTGCGCCCGGATGTCACCGCGTTCGCCGCGATGACCACCTGGCTGCGTATGAGCGCGGAGGACTTCTACCGAACGCCCGGCATGACGGCCACGGACGCGGAGCCAGAGCTTGTCGCACAACTCGCTCCACTGCTTCGCGCCCGGAGTGACCTGCGCGATGATGACGTGCGGTACCTCGAGCAGCTGATCGGCAGCGCCGTCCAACGTTTCCGAAGCGAGCGAGGCGAAAGTTGA
- a CDS encoding sce7726 family protein — protein MSPTTQPHEDAARIAAYAAAVRLDSNAARYRNDAAAVLSSATYRDLASREPSDAISRLMQLMASADLAEDATFADMFDQALSHLVRDYRNEYVFKNAIVSKIIFGRHRPTTASAILELPLGSSFADVAAFNGTSSVYEVKTDLDSFARLRSQVADYETRVEFVHLVVSDKRSAAAERQLPDRVGLMTLNRRGSLRVLREAQSNREGLRSDHIFDTLRQAEAERIVAANGVVLDDANALQRWEELRTAFAALPVSAAHAGAVDAFKQRGSKIATLVTDARLPRSMRALAYAAPLSGAAKQRLLTRLGMPVALLRGT, from the coding sequence GTGTCCCCCACCACCCAACCTCACGAAGATGCCGCCCGGATCGCTGCGTATGCTGCTGCCGTGCGATTGGATTCGAACGCGGCTCGCTATCGGAACGACGCCGCTGCGGTACTCTCCTCCGCCACGTACCGAGACCTCGCCTCCCGGGAACCATCCGACGCCATCAGTCGTCTGATGCAGTTGATGGCCTCAGCTGACCTGGCGGAGGACGCCACGTTCGCGGACATGTTCGATCAGGCGTTGTCGCATCTGGTTCGGGATTACCGAAACGAATACGTCTTCAAGAACGCCATCGTGTCGAAGATCATCTTCGGCCGGCACCGTCCGACGACGGCCTCGGCAATCCTTGAACTGCCGCTCGGCAGCTCGTTCGCTGATGTCGCCGCGTTCAATGGCACATCGTCCGTCTATGAGGTGAAAACGGATCTCGACTCGTTCGCACGACTCCGCTCGCAGGTTGCTGACTACGAGACGCGGGTCGAGTTCGTGCACCTCGTCGTGTCCGACAAACGGTCCGCCGCCGCAGAACGGCAGCTACCGGACCGGGTCGGGCTGATGACACTCAACCGACGCGGGTCGTTGCGGGTGCTTCGCGAGGCGCAGTCGAACCGAGAAGGCCTGCGCTCCGACCACATCTTCGACACCCTTCGGCAGGCGGAAGCGGAACGAATCGTTGCAGCGAACGGCGTCGTCCTCGATGATGCCAACGCATTGCAGCGTTGGGAGGAGCTTCGCACCGCGTTCGCCGCTCTTCCGGTGAGCGCTGCGCACGCCGGCGCAGTCGACGCGTTCAAACAACGCGGGAGCAAAATCGCAACCCTTGTCACCGACGCACGCCTGCCGCGTTCTATGCGAGCGCTCGCATACGCCGCACCGCTCTCAGGCGCAGCGAAACAGCGCCTCCTCACCCGACTCGGCATGCCGGTGGCCCTTCTTCGGGGTACTTGA
- a CDS encoding multiubiquitin domain-containing protein: MSTAAKVHKETEFAIVINGELAVVPNQRVSFEEAVAIAFPVPPSPETTFTVVFRKAKSNPHNGNLAEHQTIEVRKEGTSFDVYPTGRS; the protein is encoded by the coding sequence GTGAGCACGGCAGCGAAAGTCCACAAGGAGACCGAGTTCGCCATCGTCATCAACGGCGAGCTTGCGGTTGTGCCGAACCAGCGGGTGTCGTTCGAGGAAGCGGTGGCGATCGCGTTCCCGGTGCCCCCATCGCCGGAGACGACGTTCACCGTCGTGTTCCGGAAGGCGAAGAGCAACCCGCACAACGGCAACCTCGCCGAGCATCAGACGATCGAGGTACGGAAGGAAGGAACGTCGTTCGATGTCTACCCGACTGGTCGGTCGTAG
- a CDS encoding DUF6527 family protein gives MNTDRFRREDVEFIPTRRDDGVLYVTEAHATAVHNCACGCGMKVVTPLSPARWTITDGKAGPSLAPSVGNWQLPCKSHYWIRDGQVRWSTRWTDEQIRRGAAADRRAVEAEYRQLPLITRVTQTLRKWFRRR, from the coding sequence GTGAACACCGACCGGTTCCGTCGAGAAGACGTTGAGTTCATCCCGACCCGACGTGACGACGGCGTTCTCTACGTCACGGAAGCGCATGCAACCGCGGTCCATAACTGCGCCTGCGGATGCGGCATGAAGGTCGTCACCCCGCTCAGCCCAGCCCGGTGGACCATCACCGACGGAAAGGCCGGCCCCTCGCTGGCGCCATCGGTGGGGAACTGGCAACTCCCCTGCAAGTCGCACTACTGGATCCGAGATGGACAGGTGCGCTGGTCCACCCGTTGGACGGACGAGCAGATCCGTCGCGGAGCGGCGGCAGACCGCCGTGCCGTCGAAGCTGAATACCGGCAGCTGCCGCTCATCACACGCGTGACGCAAACGCTGCGCAAGTGGTTCAGGAGACGTTGA
- a CDS encoding ImmA/IrrE family metallo-endopeptidase, with product MTTQAEMREIAAEERADLGIGPRDRLDPYALCKLHGINVYPVSSFDGRGDLDAVVHFTLGRASAWSAALIPIGSARIILENDSHAPVRRRSSIAHELGHFLLEHPFDEVLLDEDHERQFDAKQEKEAKYFSGELLVPLKAAEQAAFNGWDNARVAHVYGVSEQFAQMQMKGQRVRAQRAARNFRRFAG from the coding sequence GTGACCACGCAGGCTGAGATGCGGGAGATTGCCGCTGAAGAGCGCGCCGATCTCGGCATCGGGCCGCGCGACAGGTTGGATCCGTACGCACTGTGCAAGCTCCACGGAATCAACGTTTACCCGGTGTCATCCTTCGATGGCCGAGGGGACCTGGACGCGGTGGTTCACTTCACGTTGGGACGGGCGAGCGCCTGGTCCGCTGCACTCATCCCCATCGGAAGTGCGCGCATCATCCTCGAAAACGACAGTCACGCTCCGGTGCGGCGCCGCTCAAGCATCGCGCACGAACTCGGGCACTTCCTGCTCGAGCATCCGTTCGACGAGGTCCTTCTCGACGAGGATCACGAGCGGCAGTTCGACGCGAAGCAGGAGAAGGAGGCCAAGTACTTCTCCGGCGAGCTCCTCGTGCCGTTGAAGGCGGCTGAACAAGCCGCGTTCAACGGCTGGGACAACGCACGGGTGGCGCACGTGTACGGCGTGAGCGAGCAATTCGCGCAGATGCAGATGAAGGGTCAGCGGGTCCGCGCACAGCGCGCGGCACGCAACTTTCGGCGTTTCGCCGGCTGA